A part of Candidatus Electrothrix aestuarii genomic DNA contains:
- a CDS encoding MASE3 domain-containing protein, whose translation MIPKESKSFHLAPGFVLMSGLSIILFFISRYSFLLFHSLVELFTIFVAVLMFVVTWYTYAFSRNHFLMYLGCGYLWIALLDLLHTFIYKGMTMFPGVVGANPATQFWIAGRYLEALLLITAPLFLTRSLNRRYTLCLFSPVSLLLAFVILQGFFPVAYQEGIGLTPFKVCSEYIIVTLMASAIYLLFRRRALIPARIYSILLAGITLTICSDLTFTFYVGVNDLANFIGHIFKLYSFWLIYEAIIHTTLNEPFTVLARNTTTYNAIPQATVLLDQEGKLRQANKAACLEAGLEETELVGKDCHALFHPVYLDKDSCPVCQALQAGHILDPTDLMLGDERGWRKFTLSPLGSEGKGKSKGKGVVQVSTNINQRKKAEEDLQATLLSLDQTVAERTRELQAKVAELEQTRDQLVASEKMASLGRLVAGFAHEINTPIGIAVGAASQLEDAANEIKRMLESEEIDEKDLKELLEIIAEGAGLTLANLRRAAELVQRFKRSSIDRASEKLRYFRVRELIDDVLVSLHNNLKKTQIAVSVDCPEELRIISVPGLIEQVLVNLIQNSLIHGFANGTQKGKIQISCSTRDNFHLEYHDNGRGMSADTLEHLFEPFYTTTRGTGSGLGMYISYNLIHHHHGTFYCESEPGQGVWFALDLPLSTMEDLEQAAMSN comes from the coding sequence ATGATCCCCAAGGAATCGAAGAGCTTCCATCTTGCGCCGGGCTTTGTCCTAATGTCCGGCCTCAGTATTATTTTATTTTTCATCAGCCGCTACAGCTTCCTCCTTTTTCATTCCTTGGTGGAACTTTTTACCATTTTTGTAGCCGTTCTCATGTTCGTGGTGACCTGGTACACCTATGCTTTTTCCAGAAATCATTTTTTGATGTATCTGGGCTGCGGATATCTCTGGATTGCCTTGCTGGATCTCCTACATACCTTTATCTATAAAGGGATGACCATGTTTCCAGGAGTTGTAGGAGCTAACCCGGCAACGCAGTTTTGGATTGCTGGTCGTTATCTGGAAGCTCTGCTCCTGATTACTGCCCCACTCTTTCTGACCCGCTCCTTGAATCGTCGCTATACCCTGTGCCTCTTCTCCCCTGTGAGCCTGCTGCTGGCCTTTGTTATTTTGCAGGGATTTTTTCCTGTGGCTTATCAGGAAGGCATAGGCCTGACCCCTTTTAAGGTATGCAGTGAATATATTATCGTCACCCTCATGGCAAGTGCGATTTATCTGCTTTTTCGCAGAAGGGCCTTAATCCCTGCCCGAATTTACTCTATTCTGCTTGCAGGTATTACTCTGACCATATGCTCTGATTTGACCTTTACCTTTTATGTCGGGGTCAATGACCTTGCAAATTTCATAGGCCATATTTTCAAGCTCTATTCTTTCTGGCTGATTTACGAGGCCATTATTCACACGACCTTAAACGAGCCCTTTACTGTGTTGGCCCGCAACACAACAACCTATAACGCCATACCCCAGGCAACAGTACTCCTTGATCAGGAAGGCAAGCTTCGACAGGCCAATAAGGCCGCCTGCCTGGAAGCAGGCCTGGAAGAGACAGAGCTTGTTGGCAAGGATTGCCATGCCCTGTTTCATCCTGTGTACCTGGACAAGGATTCCTGCCCGGTCTGTCAGGCCCTCCAAGCTGGTCATATATTAGATCCTACCGACTTAATGCTGGGTGATGAACGGGGATGGCGAAAATTCACCCTCAGTCCTCTTGGGTCAGAAGGCAAGGGGAAAAGCAAAGGGAAAGGCGTTGTGCAGGTCAGTACGAATATAAATCAGCGCAAAAAAGCTGAGGAAGACTTGCAGGCAACGCTCCTCAGTCTCGACCAGACTGTGGCAGAACGTACCAGGGAGCTCCAGGCCAAGGTTGCAGAACTGGAGCAGACCCGTGATCAATTGGTGGCCAGCGAAAAAATGGCCTCTCTAGGTCGTCTTGTTGCCGGGTTTGCTCATGAAATAAACACCCCTATCGGCATTGCCGTTGGGGCGGCATCCCAGCTGGAAGATGCGGCAAATGAAATCAAACGGATGCTGGAATCGGAAGAGATCGACGAAAAAGACCTGAAAGAGCTTCTTGAAATTATTGCAGAGGGAGCCGGGTTAACCCTGGCTAATCTTCGTCGGGCTGCTGAACTGGTGCAACGCTTTAAGCGCTCATCCATAGACCGTGCCTCGGAAAAACTTCGTTATTTTCGAGTACGGGAGCTGATAGATGATGTCCTTGTCAGCCTCCATAATAACCTGAAGAAAACGCAGATTGCAGTGAGCGTAGACTGCCCGGAAGAATTACGCATTATCAGTGTGCCGGGCCTGATAGAGCAAGTCCTGGTTAATCTGATTCAAAACAGCTTGATTCATGGCTTTGCAAACGGAACCCAAAAAGGAAAAATCCAAATCAGCTGCTCAACCAGAGACAACTTCCATCTGGAGTATCACGATAATGGCCGGGGTATGAGTGCAGATACCCTGGAGCATCTTTTTGAACCCTTTTATACGACAACACGGGGGACTGGAAGCGGGCTCGGGATGTATATCAGCTACAACCTGATTCATCATCATCACGGCACCTTCTACTGCGAAAGTGAACCGGGGCAAGGGGTCTGGTTTGCCTTGGATCTCCCCCTGAGCACTATGGAAGATCTTGAGCAGGCCGCTATGTCTAATTAG
- a CDS encoding AarF/ABC1/UbiB kinase family protein, with protein sequence MVSIRRLGAINRTYRHLTRYRQILRILFKYGFHDLVDYLHIDHYLETGLQMINRTPREQIFRYSRPERLRMGLEELGPTFIKLGQLLSSRPDFISPDYLEELRKLQDNVPPFSYQEVQQIFQEDQGKDPQEIFSYFSTTPLAAASIGQVHLARISSKTLNAAGYQQYSSSVLERDVVVKVQRPGLENIISVDLEILSQIAKLMEDHFEEVQGHQPTVIVEEFALSLSQEIDFTIELSNIHHFSLLLSDNPNIHVPEVFPDLSTERILVMERVKGIKASHVLELKKQGYDLPLIAERGANLVMEQIFVHGFFHADPHPGNLFILPGNIICFIDFGQMGRLLLKDRENFTDFIISITSGNEYEVVSGILKMTIQKGEVDHDRLALDISDLVSRYMHLPIGELELEKVHLELLKLLSKHRLFLKPNLYLMFKALATVEGVGMMLAPELEILTLAQPFMKKIKLNRVHPRRLVDDFATTGYQYLSLIRDLPGETRSILTQLRQGRMKIEFKHRGLLPLERALYRVSNRIAFAIVLAAQIVGSSLIVLSGIKPHWHDIPVIGLAGFLIAGIMGFWLLISILRRGKL encoded by the coding sequence ATGGTGAGTATCAGGAGACTGGGTGCTATCAACCGTACCTACCGACACCTTACCCGATACCGGCAGATTCTGCGGATTTTGTTTAAATACGGTTTTCATGATTTGGTCGATTATTTACATATTGATCACTATCTGGAAACTGGCTTACAGATGATCAACCGCACTCCCCGTGAGCAGATTTTCCGCTATTCCCGACCGGAACGTCTGCGCATGGGGCTGGAGGAATTGGGGCCGACCTTTATTAAACTGGGGCAGCTGCTCTCCAGTCGTCCTGATTTTATTTCACCGGATTATCTTGAAGAACTGAGAAAACTTCAGGATAATGTTCCCCCTTTTTCCTATCAGGAAGTACAGCAGATTTTTCAGGAGGATCAGGGGAAAGATCCCCAGGAAATTTTTTCCTATTTTTCCACTACGCCGCTTGCTGCCGCCTCCATAGGGCAGGTGCATCTCGCCCGCATATCTTCGAAGACCCTGAACGCAGCAGGATATCAGCAATATTCTTCAAGCGTTTTAGAACGGGATGTGGTTGTCAAGGTGCAGCGGCCCGGTCTGGAGAATATCATTTCGGTTGACCTGGAGATTCTCTCGCAAATCGCGAAGTTAATGGAGGATCATTTTGAAGAGGTGCAAGGACATCAACCCACAGTTATTGTGGAGGAGTTTGCCCTTAGTCTCTCGCAGGAGATTGATTTTACTATTGAACTCTCCAATATTCATCATTTCTCTCTTCTGCTCTCCGACAATCCGAACATTCATGTTCCTGAAGTTTTTCCTGATCTGTCGACAGAGCGCATTCTGGTGATGGAGCGGGTCAAGGGCATCAAGGCCTCCCATGTCTTAGAGTTGAAAAAGCAGGGCTACGATCTCCCTCTTATTGCGGAGCGAGGGGCGAACCTGGTGATGGAGCAGATCTTTGTGCATGGCTTTTTTCATGCTGATCCTCATCCGGGCAATCTCTTTATTTTACCGGGCAATATCATCTGCTTTATTGATTTCGGTCAGATGGGGAGATTGCTCCTCAAAGATCGGGAGAATTTTACAGATTTTATTATCAGTATCACCTCCGGTAATGAATATGAGGTGGTCAGCGGCATCCTCAAGATGACGATCCAGAAAGGTGAGGTGGATCATGACAGACTGGCTTTGGATATAAGTGACTTAGTCAGCCGCTACATGCATCTTCCCATTGGTGAGCTTGAGTTGGAAAAAGTACATCTTGAACTGCTGAAGCTGCTGAGTAAGCATCGCCTTTTTCTCAAACCGAATCTTTATCTGATGTTTAAGGCCCTGGCAACGGTGGAAGGTGTCGGGATGATGCTGGCTCCTGAGCTTGAGATTTTGACCCTTGCCCAACCTTTTATGAAAAAAATCAAGTTGAACAGGGTCCATCCGCGTCGTCTGGTTGATGATTTTGCCACAACCGGGTACCAGTATCTCAGCTTGATCCGTGACCTTCCCGGCGAAACCCGGAGTATCCTGACGCAGCTCCGCCAGGGCAGGATGAAAATAGAATTCAAGCACCGGGGGCTCCTCCCCTTGGAACGCGCTCTGTACCGGGTTTCCAATCGCATTGCCTTTGCCATAGTCCTTGCTGCCCAAATCGTTGGCTCTTCCCTGATTGTTCTTTCCGGCATCAAGCCGCATTGGCATGATATTCCTGTGATAGGATTGGCTGGATTTCTCATAGCCGGGATCATGGGCTTCTGGCTCCTGATTTCTATCCTGAGGAGGGGAAAACTGTGA
- a CDS encoding histidine kinase dimerization/phosphoacceptor domain -containing protein, with amino-acid sequence MKTWHWPYEPLHALLESLGSFAAITLSLFILIMRRNRKLGRKYLWIASTLMGMGVLDLFHASMHPGNVFIWLHCLAIMLGGPTLALVLLPEHLADAPGSRFLPCATGLSSVFVGTFSFFFPECLPLMLEKEEFTLLADGMNAIGVIGFLLAWFHFCLRDVGEKFRNEKILLANFSLLFAVSALLFDFSTLWGPSWWLMHVVRLIAYLVLLQFFLKIYSQDIGYIRHNQAELKQRTEQLERTQRHLSDIIEYSPTAITLKDVTGKFIVVNRKFSDLFAYSQEELIGKTVTDLFPADAARDQQGEDEKVLQLGEPTEVEEKYCYLTSQKSCHIAKETTTFIVDRFPLRGADNAIYGVGSVMTDISERKRIETERKKLLSENVGRIKELHCLYGLSRLAEQSDSALVDILRDMVELIASSWQYADYAGSRIIIDDLEAVSERFEETQWIQEAPVVLDGEIRGRVQVCYNKEFPDAYEGPFQKAERHLINEISVRLGNIVQKKNADLELRKAYEFTTKIIEEFPVGLSVYNREGKCIANNSCMKKITGFSQDQQLCGNYNEFDYWQETGLCKAAEQSVTENSNICHNFKMEAESGKKNFFKGVFVPFSLHDEQRLLLMIENVTERKEAEAELKSALLEKESLLKEIHHRVKNNMQIVASLMFLQSQMVKNKEAFDILQESQDRIRSMGLVHELLYQSGSLSRVPFKEYLETLISSLQQSYATHDALFEMEAEAIDLPVDTAVPCGLIVNELITNSFKHAFKEKKGPGSEDILIIRLSKDGDVCELSVTDNGPGFSADYDWGSSSTLGLNLIRTLSSQLDAELKFEYQDGLTCLLRFSA; translated from the coding sequence TTGAAGACATGGCATTGGCCCTATGAGCCTCTCCATGCCCTTCTTGAGTCGCTTGGTTCCTTTGCCGCTATAACGCTCTCTCTCTTTATTCTGATCATGAGACGCAACCGGAAGCTCGGCCGGAAGTATCTCTGGATTGCCAGTACGCTCATGGGAATGGGGGTACTTGATCTCTTTCATGCCAGCATGCACCCGGGAAACGTTTTTATCTGGCTTCATTGTCTTGCAATAATGCTTGGTGGTCCGACCCTTGCTTTGGTTTTGCTCCCAGAACATCTGGCAGACGCCCCTGGTTCGCGTTTCTTACCCTGTGCAACAGGGCTCAGCAGTGTTTTTGTTGGAACATTCTCCTTTTTCTTCCCCGAATGTCTCCCTCTCATGCTGGAAAAAGAAGAATTTACCCTGCTTGCTGACGGCATGAATGCAATAGGAGTAATTGGTTTTCTTCTCGCATGGTTTCATTTTTGTTTACGCGATGTTGGAGAGAAATTTCGCAATGAAAAGATTTTGTTGGCAAATTTTAGCCTGCTCTTTGCTGTGTCAGCCCTTTTGTTCGATTTTTCTACCTTATGGGGTCCGTCCTGGTGGCTGATGCATGTTGTTCGACTGATCGCTTATTTAGTGCTCCTTCAATTTTTCTTGAAAATTTATAGCCAAGATATCGGATATATCCGGCACAATCAAGCTGAGTTAAAACAACGCACTGAACAACTGGAGCGCACTCAAAGACATCTGAGTGATATTATCGAATACTCTCCCACCGCAATTACTTTGAAGGATGTCACGGGGAAGTTTATTGTCGTTAACCGAAAATTCAGTGACCTTTTTGCCTATTCCCAGGAAGAGCTTATCGGCAAAACAGTGACCGACCTCTTTCCTGCTGATGCTGCACGAGATCAGCAGGGTGAGGATGAAAAAGTCCTTCAGCTGGGGGAACCAACAGAGGTTGAGGAAAAATATTGTTATCTCACCAGCCAAAAATCCTGCCATATTGCAAAAGAAACAACGACCTTTATTGTCGATCGTTTTCCTCTTAGAGGCGCAGATAATGCAATTTACGGGGTGGGAAGTGTCATGACCGATATTTCCGAGCGTAAGCGGATCGAAACGGAAAGAAAAAAACTTTTATCCGAGAATGTCGGACGTATCAAAGAATTGCACTGTCTTTACGGCCTTTCCCGTCTGGCTGAACAGTCTGATTCTGCGCTCGTGGACATTCTCAGGGACATGGTGGAACTTATAGCTTCTTCGTGGCAATACGCAGACTATGCTGGCTCTCGCATTATTATTGATGATCTGGAAGCAGTCAGTGAACGATTTGAAGAGACGCAGTGGATTCAGGAAGCCCCGGTGGTTCTTGATGGGGAAATTCGGGGGCGGGTGCAGGTCTGTTATAATAAGGAATTCCCTGATGCTTATGAAGGACCCTTTCAGAAAGCGGAGCGGCACCTGATTAATGAAATTTCAGTCCGACTCGGTAATATTGTTCAGAAAAAAAATGCAGATCTTGAGCTGAGAAAAGCGTATGAGTTTACGACGAAAATAATCGAAGAGTTTCCTGTAGGGCTTTCCGTGTACAACCGGGAAGGAAAGTGTATTGCGAATAATAGCTGCATGAAAAAAATTACCGGTTTTTCTCAAGATCAGCAGCTTTGCGGAAATTATAATGAATTTGATTATTGGCAGGAAACAGGTCTTTGCAAGGCGGCAGAACAGAGTGTTACAGAAAACAGTAATATATGCCATAATTTCAAGATGGAAGCTGAATCTGGTAAGAAAAATTTTTTTAAAGGAGTCTTTGTTCCCTTTAGCCTTCATGATGAACAACGCCTCCTGTTGATGATAGAAAACGTGACCGAGCGAAAGGAGGCAGAGGCTGAACTGAAATCAGCCCTGCTTGAAAAGGAATCCCTGCTCAAGGAGATTCACCATCGGGTCAAGAACAACATGCAGATCGTAGCCAGCCTTATGTTTCTGCAATCCCAGATGGTGAAAAACAAAGAGGCCTTTGATATTCTTCAGGAAAGTCAGGACAGGATACGAAGCATGGGCTTGGTGCATGAGTTGCTCTATCAGTCAGGGAGTCTTTCCAGGGTTCCATTTAAAGAATATCTTGAGACCTTGATCTCCTCTTTGCAACAATCCTATGCGACGCATGATGCCTTATTTGAAATGGAGGCAGAAGCCATTGACCTTCCGGTCGATACTGCGGTCCCATGTGGTTTGATTGTTAATGAGCTTATTACGAATAGCTTTAAGCACGCTTTTAAAGAAAAAAAGGGGCCTGGTTCAGAGGATATCCTGATCATTCGTTTGAGTAAAGATGGAGATGTGTGCGAGCTCTCTGTTACTGATAATGGCCCAGGGTTTTCTGCGGATTATGACTGGGGCTCTTCCAGCACCCTTGGTTTAAATCTTATTCGTACCCTGTCAAGCCAATTGGATGCAGAATTGAAATTTGAATATCAGGACGGCTTGACCTGCCTATTGCGTTTTTCCGCTTGA
- a CDS encoding RNase adapter RapZ: MKLTLFSFGFKHGYPEANIVWDVRFLPNPYWEKHLRDHTGQEAQVSDYVLSNPTGQEFLEHLSHLISLTVRKHKSRRREELRCAIGCTGGRHRSVAVTEYLRNILSQCLESKDELVVFHRDIDKE, translated from the coding sequence ATGAAACTCACTCTTTTTTCCTTTGGCTTTAAACATGGCTACCCAGAGGCCAATATAGTCTGGGATGTCCGCTTTCTTCCTAATCCCTACTGGGAGAAGCATTTGCGGGATCATACAGGCCAGGAAGCACAGGTGTCGGACTATGTCTTGAGTAATCCCACAGGTCAGGAATTTTTAGAACATCTTTCTCATCTCATTTCCTTGACCGTACGCAAGCATAAATCAAGGCGGCGGGAAGAATTGCGGTGTGCGATCGGTTGTACTGGTGGGCGCCATCGCTCTGTTGCTGTGACAGAATACCTGCGCAATATCTTATCGCAATGCCTTGAGAGTAAAGATGAGCTGGTCGTATTTCACCGTGATATAGATAAAGAATAA
- a CDS encoding response regulator yields the protein MNDDKEKAVRILVVEDEAIIGMELQARLVRHGYDVPLVVDTGLKAIDKAGELQPELILMDILLKGEMDGIEAAEEIRNKYAIPIVFLTANTDKTTFERAKKSAPLGYIQKPFQENVLFSTIEIALYKGRTEKELDLYRHHLEDMVREKTNDLIRINQELVIAKEAAEAANEAKTEFLTNMSHEICTPLNIILGNIRLALDTSLSQDQEQFLADAYQSSDSLMHILNDILDISKMEAGQLTLENKPFELRSAIQQMTKPFLLRSKQKGLEFTCEINESVPDKLLGDMKRIEQILSKILDNAIKFTDTGVVNFTLKLSSRNEKGALIEFCVADTGQGIQEAFKSQVFNGFAQADTSMTRRFGGVGLGLTVCERLVKLLGGKIWFETEVAHGSTFCFSLYLRRQQSQVSKECSGENDPEKKLGVNLHILLVEDNLFNQQLIKTIFEGNGHKVTVAADGLQCLKLLTDNEYSVIVMDIQMPVMDGIDATKYIRACERGEIFSEHRYEEELSALRAHIQGKYTPIVALTAHAMSEDRQKCLHAGMDDYLTKPFRPDKDFSVIKRVAR from the coding sequence ATGAATGATGATAAGGAAAAGGCTGTACGGATACTGGTAGTTGAAGATGAGGCTATTATCGGCATGGAGCTTCAGGCCAGATTGGTGCGACATGGGTACGATGTCCCGCTGGTGGTGGATACCGGTCTGAAAGCCATTGATAAGGCTGGCGAGCTGCAGCCGGAGCTTATCCTTATGGATATTTTGCTTAAAGGGGAAATGGACGGTATAGAAGCAGCAGAGGAGATTCGTAATAAGTATGCTATTCCGATTGTCTTCCTCACCGCTAATACGGACAAAACAACCTTTGAGCGCGCAAAAAAATCAGCACCTCTGGGCTATATCCAAAAGCCCTTTCAGGAAAATGTGCTCTTTTCCACCATAGAAATTGCCTTGTATAAGGGAAGAACCGAGAAGGAGCTGGATCTCTACAGGCATCATCTGGAGGATATGGTCAGAGAAAAAACTAATGATCTGATCCGGATTAACCAGGAGCTTGTCATTGCTAAAGAGGCGGCTGAGGCGGCAAACGAGGCTAAAACAGAATTCCTGACCAATATGAGTCATGAGATCTGCACGCCGCTGAATATTATTTTGGGGAATATCCGTCTTGCCTTAGACACCTCTCTTTCGCAGGATCAGGAGCAATTTCTTGCTGATGCCTATCAGTCTTCAGATTCCCTGATGCATATCCTTAATGATATTCTTGATATATCCAAGATGGAGGCCGGGCAGCTCACCTTGGAAAATAAACCTTTTGAACTGCGCTCGGCAATTCAGCAGATGACGAAGCCTTTTCTCCTGCGCAGCAAACAAAAGGGCCTGGAATTCACCTGCGAGATTAACGAATCGGTGCCTGATAAGCTGCTTGGGGATATGAAACGGATTGAGCAAATCCTTAGTAAAATTCTTGATAATGCTATTAAATTCACAGATACAGGTGTGGTAAATTTTACACTGAAGCTGTCTTCCCGTAATGAGAAAGGTGCCTTGATCGAATTTTGCGTGGCAGATACTGGCCAGGGAATCCAAGAGGCGTTTAAAAGCCAGGTCTTTAACGGTTTTGCCCAGGCTGATACCAGCATGACAAGGCGTTTTGGTGGCGTAGGGTTGGGGCTGACAGTTTGTGAGAGGTTAGTTAAATTACTTGGTGGCAAGATATGGTTTGAAACAGAGGTAGCTCATGGGAGTACCTTCTGTTTTTCCTTATATTTAAGGCGACAGCAAAGCCAGGTAAGCAAGGAATGCTCTGGCGAGAATGATCCAGAGAAAAAATTGGGTGTCAATCTTCATATACTTTTGGTTGAGGACAACCTTTTTAACCAGCAGCTGATCAAAACCATTTTTGAAGGCAATGGGCATAAGGTGACTGTGGCTGCTGATGGTTTGCAGTGCTTGAAATTATTAACGGATAATGAGTACTCCGTCATTGTTATGGATATTCAGATGCCTGTTATGGATGGCATAGACGCAACAAAATATATACGGGCATGTGAACGGGGTGAGATATTCAGCGAGCATCGATACGAGGAAGAGCTGAGCGCGTTGCGTGCTCACATTCAGGGAAAATATACACCTATTGTGGCTCTCACAGCTCATGCCATGTCTGAGGATAGGCAAAAATGCCTGCACGCGGGTATGGATGATTATCTGACCAAGCCCTTCCGACCGGACAAGGATTTTTCTGTGATAAAGCGGGTTGCGCGTTAG
- a CDS encoding chloride channel protein: MYNKLKGFMPGENTVVIVTAAVIGILAGGVIIVFRESVELVHELIFKHGHELLGINEVGGWKELFKEGGWRRLLLPLIPMFGMVLLIPLSMFFPGDVNGYGFTKFLRKVNLENGVINARNIFIKIAATAITIGSGNSAGVEGPTAQIGGALGSQFGQRLRVSGARMKVYIAAGSAGAIAGIFNAPLAGIFFAAEIILLGTYKISSFSALVVASAMSTVVSRAYYGKVAAFPIPDYHMVNPLVEIPLYAVMAVLIGLLAVAHIRFFYFVRDKFEAVRLNKYMKPIIGAFLVGSIGIVFPQVMGDGYEYIEQVLAGDGVVWVMLALIALKSISTAITLGSGGAGGIFAPALFIGAVIGGAFGGIVHRVLPDFTATPGAYATIGIGAFLAASTHAPMTAIFLLVEMTGNYIIIVPVMLTAIVGTVTANKFYTDSIDTVDFTRDGINIHEGREVAILKSIRVGKAISEDVDFISETANINNLLDLFAIAKDSFYFPVVDHEGKMVGIVSMQDVKTILHDEQQRCCHLVGAICSRDVITLTPDHNLFDAMQLFDVKGLEEIPVVETMEEQWVVGKLKRRDVISVYNHEVLKRGISEKAEDIRLLCSSS; the protein is encoded by the coding sequence ATGTATAATAAACTAAAAGGCTTTATGCCGGGTGAGAACACAGTAGTTATTGTTACGGCGGCTGTCATAGGTATCTTGGCCGGTGGTGTAATTATTGTTTTCAGGGAATCGGTTGAATTGGTTCATGAGCTTATCTTTAAGCACGGCCATGAATTGCTTGGTATTAACGAAGTGGGAGGTTGGAAAGAGCTGTTTAAAGAAGGCGGCTGGCGAAGGCTGCTTCTGCCTCTGATCCCTATGTTCGGTATGGTTTTGCTTATACCTCTTTCCATGTTTTTTCCTGGAGATGTGAACGGATACGGGTTCACCAAATTTCTTCGTAAGGTTAACCTGGAAAACGGGGTGATTAATGCCCGAAATATCTTTATAAAGATCGCAGCTACCGCTATCACTATCGGTTCGGGTAATTCTGCTGGCGTGGAGGGACCCACTGCCCAGATCGGCGGGGCCCTTGGTTCTCAGTTCGGGCAGAGACTCAGGGTTTCCGGGGCTCGGATGAAGGTATATATAGCCGCAGGCAGCGCCGGGGCCATTGCAGGAATTTTTAACGCGCCTTTAGCTGGTATTTTCTTTGCCGCAGAAATTATTTTGCTCGGAACCTATAAGATCTCTTCCTTTTCCGCCTTGGTTGTTGCCTCTGCAATGTCCACCGTGGTTTCGCGAGCCTATTACGGTAAGGTGGCTGCTTTTCCCATACCGGATTATCACATGGTGAACCCGCTGGTGGAAATCCCCTTATATGCTGTCATGGCCGTGCTGATCGGCCTGCTTGCTGTCGCTCATATCCGTTTTTTCTACTTTGTACGGGATAAGTTTGAGGCTGTTCGGCTGAACAAGTATATGAAGCCTATTATAGGGGCTTTTCTCGTCGGGAGTATCGGTATTGTTTTTCCCCAGGTCATGGGAGATGGTTATGAGTATATTGAACAGGTCCTGGCTGGTGATGGCGTTGTCTGGGTTATGCTGGCTCTGATAGCCCTGAAGTCAATCTCTACCGCCATAACTCTTGGTTCTGGTGGCGCTGGAGGTATCTTTGCTCCAGCCTTGTTTATCGGGGCGGTCATCGGTGGTGCCTTTGGGGGGATTGTTCACAGAGTTTTGCCGGATTTTACCGCAACGCCAGGGGCTTATGCTACGATTGGTATCGGAGCCTTCTTAGCTGCTTCGACCCATGCCCCCATGACCGCTATCTTTCTCCTTGTTGAGATGACAGGGAATTATATCATTATTGTCCCGGTTATGCTGACCGCCATCGTGGGGACTGTAACAGCCAATAAATTTTATACCGATTCCATTGATACGGTTGATTTTACCCGGGACGGGATTAATATCCATGAGGGGAGGGAAGTAGCGATCCTGAAGTCTATCCGTGTTGGCAAGGCTATCAGCGAGGATGTTGATTTTATCAGCGAGACCGCCAATATCAATAATTTGCTGGACCTCTTTGCCATTGCTAAGGACTCCTTCTACTTTCCTGTTGTGGATCATGAGGGTAAGATGGTTGGTATTGTTTCCATGCAGGATGTGAAAACCATCCTCCATGATGAGCAACAGCGCTGTTGCCATTTAGTCGGAGCCATTTGCAGCCGGGATGTCATTACCCTGACCCCGGATCACAACCTCTTTGATGCCATGCAGCTTTTTGATGTTAAAGGTTTAGAGGAAATCCCGGTAGTGGAAACGATGGAGGAACAGTGGGTGGTTGGAAAACTCAAGCGTCGGGATGTTATCTCTGTGTATAATCATGAAGTACTGAAGCGGGGTATCAGTGAAAAGGCTGAGGATATTCGCCTGCTTTGTTCATCATCCTGA